The following coding sequences are from one Alphaproteobacteria bacterium window:
- a CDS encoding TraR/DksA C4-type zinc finger protein, with protein sequence MSDREWRKRLAALRDELDAADARGRDEARPVALDQAAVGRLSRMDAMQVQQMALAEQQRRDVMRRRIAAAEKRLDDGEFGYCAGCGEDIAPGRLAADPTTPQCIDCATGAGGKEAGR encoded by the coding sequence GTGAGCGATCGTGAATGGCGCAAGCGTCTGGCGGCGCTGCGCGACGAGCTGGACGCGGCCGATGCGCGCGGCCGCGACGAGGCCAGGCCGGTGGCCCTGGACCAGGCGGCGGTGGGCCGCCTGTCGCGCATGGACGCCATGCAGGTGCAGCAGATGGCCCTGGCCGAGCAACAGCGGCGCGATGTCATGCGCCGGCGCATCGCCGCGGCGGAAAAGCGCCTGGATGACGGCGAGTTCGGCTATTGCGCCGGTTGCGGCGAGGATATCGCGCCCGGCCGGCTGGCCGCCGACCCGACCACGCCCCAATGCATCGATTGTGCGACGGGAGCGGGCGGCAAAGAAGCAGGACGATGA
- a CDS encoding VOC family protein: MYSHTTLGTNDLETAGRFYDAVLKPLGITRAMSLEGIILYRGQDDPSMFGIGQPFDGKPASAGNGAHIAFMAQDRAAVDAFHAAALAHGGTDEGAPGLRPHYHEHYYGAYVRDPEGNKLQAVCHAPPA; encoded by the coding sequence ATGTACAGCCACACCACCCTGGGCACCAACGATCTGGAAACGGCCGGCCGGTTCTATGACGCAGTGCTGAAGCCTCTCGGCATTACCCGCGCCATGAGCCTGGAGGGGATAATCCTTTATCGCGGTCAGGACGACCCCAGCATGTTCGGCATCGGCCAGCCATTCGACGGCAAGCCGGCCAGCGCCGGCAACGGCGCCCACATTGCGTTCATGGCGCAGGATCGGGCGGCGGTGGACGCGTTCCATGCGGCGGCACTGGCGCACGGCGGAACAGACGAGGGCGCACCTGGCCTCCGGCCGCATTATCACGAGCACTATTACGGGGCCTATGTGCGTGACCCGGAAGGCAACAAGCTGCAGGCGGTATGTCACGCGCCACCCGCATGA
- a CDS encoding Smr/MutS family protein, translated as MAKRPKPPEAAGDGDSRDSGGGELFRRTMGDARPLARRKPLHQGGHQDGQEEPSTKAAPPAAAKARVKARAVPAAPPPPPPAPPRAAPAGQMLDKRPTPGLDRRTAERLRRGMMAVEGRLDLHGLSAVRAETALSHFIERAWLDGKRCVLVITGKGRGADGQAGSGGSGRRIAVNPGVLRAGLPIWLRRPPNDERVLSWTLAQPEHGGTGAFYVLLRRQRP; from the coding sequence ATGGCGAAGCGTCCGAAGCCACCTGAAGCCGCCGGCGACGGTGACTCCCGCGACTCTGGCGGCGGCGAACTGTTCCGCCGCACCATGGGCGATGCCCGGCCGCTGGCCCGGCGCAAGCCGCTACACCAGGGCGGGCATCAGGACGGGCAGGAAGAGCCATCGACCAAAGCCGCGCCGCCGGCCGCCGCCAAAGCCAGGGTGAAGGCCAGGGCGGTGCCTGCCGCGCCACCGCCGCCGCCGCCGGCCCCGCCGCGCGCGGCACCGGCCGGGCAAATGCTGGACAAGCGACCGACCCCGGGGCTCGACAGGCGCACGGCGGAGCGCCTGCGCCGCGGCATGATGGCGGTGGAGGGGCGGCTAGACCTGCACGGCCTGAGCGCGGTCAGGGCCGAGACGGCGCTCAGCCACTTCATCGAGCGGGCGTGGCTGGACGGCAAACGCTGCGTGCTGGTGATCACCGGCAAGGGGCGAGGCGCGGACGGCCAGGCGGGGAGCGGCGGCTCTGGCCGGCGGATCGCGGTCAACCCCGGCGTATTGCGGGCCGGACTGCCGATCTGGCTGCGGCGGCCGCCCAATGATGAGCGGGTGCTGAGCTGGACCCTGGCTCAGCCCGAACACGGCGGCACCGGGGCGTTTTATGTGCTGCTGCGCCGGCAGCGACCCTAA
- a CDS encoding lactate utilization protein has translation MSGRDAILAGLRASLGRDGAAAAAAQTAVDERLARRGTTIRPARGDNDRGRVKRFIAEAERASANVVRLKSMDEVPAAVATWLRLANLPARLKRAADPLLDALGWDDTALEVQRGVAVDADSAGLSVASAAVAETGTLALASGPTRPTTLNFLPETHFVVVPEGHVVGAYEDVLASVRDEMPATLNFITGPSRSGDIEQTIQLGAHGPRRLVILMVAADGEASEAT, from the coding sequence ATGAGCGGGCGCGACGCCATTCTGGCCGGGTTGCGGGCCAGCCTTGGCCGCGACGGGGCGGCCGCGGCGGCGGCGCAGACCGCGGTGGACGAGCGGCTGGCCCGGCGCGGCACTACCATTCGCCCGGCCCGCGGCGACAATGACCGCGGCCGGGTCAAGCGCTTCATCGCCGAGGCGGAGCGCGCGTCGGCCAATGTGGTGCGGCTCAAATCCATGGACGAGGTGCCGGCGGCGGTGGCCACCTGGCTGCGCCTGGCCAATCTGCCGGCGCGGCTGAAGCGGGCGGCGGACCCGCTGCTGGATGCGCTGGGGTGGGACGATACGGCGCTGGAGGTGCAGCGCGGCGTGGCGGTGGATGCGGATTCGGCCGGCCTGTCGGTGGCCTCGGCGGCGGTGGCGGAGACCGGCACCCTGGCGCTGGCCAGCGGCCCGACCCGGCCGACCACCCTCAACTTCCTGCCGGAGACCCACTTCGTGGTGGTGCCGGAGGGCCATGTGGTGGGGGCTTATGAGGATGTGCTGGCGAGCGTGCGTGACGAGATGCCGGCCACCCTCAATTTCATTACCGGGCCGTCGCGCTCCGGCGACATCGAACAGACCATCCAGCTTGGCGCGCACGGCCCCCGCCGGTTGGTGATCCTGATGGTGGCGGCGGATGGCGAAGCGTCCGAAGCCACCTGA
- a CDS encoding DUF805 domain-containing protein has translation MNFGQAIKSGWWFLLGLVPVIGWIILLVWFVRRGNDGGNRFGPDPLAGEAAVQAG, from the coding sequence ATGAACTTCGGTCAGGCGATCAAATCCGGCTGGTGGTTTCTTCTGGGGCTGGTGCCGGTGATCGGCTGGATCATCCTGCTGGTCTGGTTCGTCCGGCGCGGCAACGACGGCGGAAACCGGTTCGGTCCCGACCCGCTGGCCGGCGAGGCGGCGGTGCAGGCAGGCTAG
- a CDS encoding (Fe-S)-binding protein — translation MTAQSMGQSPPTPDRSERARQATHVALAVTCLVDLFRPRVGFAAVTLLEAAGCAVSVPDGQTCCGQPAQNAGRAADAADLARRAMALYGGFDAVVVPSGSCAGTMRRHYAGFFPAGSEERAAAQDLARRTYELSEFLALRGAAVRARFDGRVTLHDSCSCRRDMGLHGEPRQMLAGVAGLELCEIADGEECCGFGGTFAVKNPDVSLNMAGSKLDAAEATQAGAVVAADLGCLLHLAGAARRQGRPLRFFHIAEVLAGQTCDAGTGIGEDGGDD, via the coding sequence ATGACCGCGCAATCCATGGGCCAAAGCCCGCCGACCCCGGACCGTAGCGAGCGGGCGCGACAGGCCACGCATGTGGCATTAGCGGTCACCTGCCTGGTGGATCTGTTCCGGCCGCGGGTCGGCTTTGCCGCAGTCACCCTGCTGGAGGCGGCGGGCTGCGCGGTATCCGTGCCGGACGGCCAGACCTGCTGCGGCCAGCCGGCGCAGAATGCCGGCCGGGCGGCGGATGCGGCCGACCTGGCGCGGCGCGCCATGGCGCTCTATGGCGGCTTCGACGCGGTGGTGGTGCCGTCGGGCAGTTGCGCCGGCACCATGCGCCGCCACTATGCGGGCTTTTTCCCGGCCGGCAGCGAAGAGCGGGCGGCGGCGCAGGACCTGGCCCGGCGGACCTATGAGCTCAGCGAGTTTCTCGCGCTGCGCGGTGCGGCGGTGCGCGCCCGCTTCGACGGCCGGGTGACGCTGCACGACTCGTGCTCTTGCCGCCGCGACATGGGCCTTCATGGCGAACCCAGGCAGATGCTGGCGGGGGTGGCCGGGCTGGAGCTGTGCGAGATTGCCGATGGCGAGGAGTGCTGCGGCTTCGGCGGCACCTTTGCCGTGAAGAACCCTGATGTTTCGCTGAACATGGCCGGGTCCAAGCTCGACGCGGCGGAGGCGACGCAGGCGGGCGCGGTGGTGGCGGCGGATCTCGGCTGCCTGCTGCACCTGGCCGGCGCGGCCAGGCGGCAGGGCCGACCGCTGCGCTTCTTCCATATCGCGGAGGTGCTGGCCGGCCAGACCTGTGACGCCGGTACCGGTATCGGCGAGGATGGCGGCGATGACTGA
- a CDS encoding glutathione S-transferase: MTAPVTGSVRLRFSATSPFVRKVRLVIHETGQADRVQHVYANPWGDFGGSVAAEADNLRTQNPLSRLPTLLTADGQPLYDSPVICEYLDSLHDATPVHPPADPAAANPPTNPHGGVTRWTALTWQALADGMLDAQMLRLNEFMKRPIEARSQMLMTRWAMAVAAGLDRLEAEADSLMGPSANPAEGPAHMGQIAVAAMLAYLDFRWAVEPWRPDHPRLAAFYKAFSMRPAMAATAHRENDPMGGYGELLFRRQKEHMTYWGSLGMAEARAELARAAGP, from the coding sequence ATGACTGCGCCCGTCACCGGCTCCGTGCGCCTGCGCTTCTCCGCCACCTCGCCCTTCGTCCGCAAGGTGCGGCTGGTCATTCACGAGACCGGCCAGGCGGACCGGGTGCAGCATGTCTACGCCAATCCGTGGGGCGACTTCGGCGGCTCCGTCGCGGCGGAGGCGGACAATCTGCGGACCCAGAACCCGTTGTCGCGCCTGCCCACCCTGCTGACCGCGGACGGCCAGCCGCTCTACGACTCGCCGGTCATCTGCGAATATCTGGACAGCCTGCATGACGCCACGCCGGTCCATCCGCCGGCCGATCCCGCCGCCGCCAACCCGCCCACCAATCCCCACGGCGGTGTGACGCGCTGGACCGCGCTGACCTGGCAGGCGCTGGCCGACGGCATGCTGGACGCCCAGATGCTGCGCCTCAACGAGTTCATGAAGCGTCCCATAGAGGCCCGCTCGCAGATGCTCATGACCCGCTGGGCCATGGCCGTGGCGGCCGGCCTCGACCGGCTGGAGGCGGAGGCCGACAGCCTCATGGGGCCATCCGCAAACCCGGCCGAGGGCCCGGCCCACATGGGCCAGATCGCCGTCGCCGCCATGCTCGCCTATCTGGACTTCCGCTGGGCGGTGGAGCCGTGGCGGCCGGACCACCCGCGCCTCGCCGCGTTCTACAAGGCGTTCAGCATGCGCCCCGCCATGGCCGCCACGGCGCATCGGGAGAACGACCCCATGGGCGGCTATGGCGAATTGCTGTTCCGCCGCCAGAAGGAGCACATGACCTATTGGGGCAGCCTCGGCATGGCCGAGGCGCGGGCCGAGCTGGCGCGGGCGGCGGGGCCCTAG
- a CDS encoding LutB/LldF family L-lactate oxidation iron-sulfur protein has protein sequence MTEAPTAALGAAPGPLRQRQPHPDAQAPLAFGAHAREALANANLQRALHHVKEGFQDKRLAAMDRLPEFDALRDAARDIKDHVLAHLDIYLERFATAVEARGGHVHWARDAAEARAMVLDICRRENARTVTKGKSMVAEEIGLNPFLEENGIEPVETDLGEYIVQLRGETPSHIIAPAIHVVKEEIADAFRREHEGLAPERDLTDRRALLDEARVVLRRRYFQADVGITGANFLVAETGSGVIVTNEGNGDMTRTLPRVHVALATIEKIVPTLDDLAVLLRVLARSATGQDFSTYTTVYTGARRPDDPDGPEAFHVVLLDNGRSALLGGELREVLRCIRCGACMNHCPVYQRVGGHAYGWVYPGPIGAIMTPALTAIATSHPLPNASTLCGRCEEVCPVRIPLPKLLRYWRTEAAAAGLPPLAERLGLTLWAWLARRPALYRLAVRQIARRLKARAGDRGALRRLPLMGGWAGHWLQGRDLPAPQGRSFMDQWRAQKKGTRL, from the coding sequence ATGACTGAGGCGCCGACAGCGGCCCTTGGGGCGGCGCCCGGGCCATTGCGCCAGCGCCAGCCGCACCCGGACGCGCAGGCGCCATTGGCCTTCGGCGCACACGCCCGCGAGGCGCTGGCCAACGCCAATCTGCAGCGGGCCCTGCACCATGTGAAGGAAGGGTTTCAGGACAAGCGCCTGGCGGCCATGGACCGGCTGCCGGAGTTCGACGCCCTGCGTGACGCGGCGCGCGACATCAAGGACCATGTGCTGGCCCATCTGGACATTTATCTGGAGCGCTTCGCCACGGCGGTGGAGGCGCGCGGCGGCCACGTGCACTGGGCCCGCGACGCCGCCGAGGCGCGGGCAATGGTGCTGGACATCTGCCGCCGGGAGAACGCCCGCACGGTCACCAAGGGCAAGTCCATGGTGGCCGAGGAGATCGGCCTTAACCCGTTCCTGGAAGAGAACGGCATCGAGCCGGTGGAAACTGATCTCGGCGAGTATATCGTGCAGCTTCGCGGCGAGACGCCGAGCCACATCATCGCGCCGGCGATTCATGTGGTGAAGGAAGAAATCGCCGACGCCTTTCGCCGCGAGCATGAGGGCCTGGCGCCGGAGCGCGACCTGACCGACCGGCGGGCCCTGCTGGACGAGGCGCGGGTGGTGCTGCGGCGGCGTTATTTCCAGGCGGATGTGGGGATCACCGGCGCCAATTTCCTGGTGGCCGAGACCGGCAGCGGGGTCATCGTCACCAACGAGGGCAATGGCGACATGACCCGCACCCTGCCGCGGGTGCATGTGGCGCTGGCCACCATCGAGAAGATCGTGCCAACGCTGGATGATCTGGCGGTGCTGCTGCGGGTGCTGGCCCGTTCAGCGACGGGCCAGGACTTCTCTACCTACACCACGGTTTACACCGGCGCCAGGCGGCCCGATGATCCGGACGGACCGGAAGCGTTTCATGTGGTGCTGCTGGACAATGGCCGCAGCGCCCTGCTGGGCGGTGAGTTGCGCGAGGTGCTGCGGTGCATCCGCTGCGGCGCGTGCATGAACCATTGCCCGGTCTATCAACGGGTCGGCGGCCACGCCTATGGCTGGGTCTATCCGGGACCGATTGGCGCGATCATGACCCCGGCGCTGACCGCCATCGCCACCTCGCATCCGCTGCCCAATGCCTCGACCCTGTGCGGCCGTTGCGAAGAGGTGTGCCCGGTGCGCATCCCCCTGCCGAAACTGCTGCGCTATTGGCGGACGGAGGCGGCCGCCGCCGGTCTGCCACCGCTGGCCGAGCGGCTGGGCCTGACCCTGTGGGCCTGGCTTGCCCGGCGGCCGGCGCTTTATCGCCTGGCGGTGCGGCAGATCGCCCGGCGTCTCAAGGCACGGGCCGGCGACCGGGGCGCGCTGCGGCGGTTGCCGTTGATGGGCGGCTGGGCCGGCCACTGGCTGCAAGGTCGCGACTTGCCGGCGCCGCAAGGGCGCAGTTTCATGGACCAGTGGCGGGCGCAGAAGAAAGGAACGCGGCTATGA
- a CDS encoding HAD family hydrolase gives MSTRTLWAGFDLDDTLHHFRRAARAGHGAVADLLAAELGVTADVHAAAEAHAAAVVGAPEIHFIKGLGQQDYRRLRYAATLEHLGHSAAAETWIPRLLETFDSRMMASLATIAGAAELMDAVRAEGRRVAVISNGPQDRCHATLTALGLMERVDALLTPNSEGVDKEGGLFERALERLNTVAGDLVYVGDSLRHDVAPARRAGIRVVWLKPEVTSEDPYAPPGGAAESGGAPKDVPAVTRLADVMAAWRG, from the coding sequence ATGAGCACGCGCACCCTGTGGGCCGGCTTCGACCTGGACGACACCCTGCACCACTTCCGCCGCGCCGCGCGGGCCGGCCACGGCGCGGTGGCCGACCTGCTGGCGGCGGAGCTGGGGGTGACAGCGGACGTTCATGCGGCGGCGGAAGCCCATGCGGCGGCGGTGGTCGGTGCGCCGGAAATCCACTTCATCAAGGGCCTGGGGCAACAGGACTATCGCCGCCTGCGCTACGCCGCGACGCTAGAGCACCTTGGCCACAGCGCGGCGGCCGAGACATGGATACCGCGCCTGCTGGAGACCTTCGATTCCCGCATGATGGCCAGCCTGGCGACGATCGCCGGCGCCGCCGAGCTGATGGACGCGGTGCGGGCCGAGGGCCGGCGAGTGGCGGTCATCTCCAACGGACCGCAGGATCGCTGCCACGCCACCCTGACGGCGCTGGGGCTGATGGAGCGGGTGGACGCGCTGCTGACCCCCAACAGCGAAGGGGTGGACAAGGAAGGAGGACTGTTCGAGCGGGCGCTGGAAAGGCTGAACACGGTGGCCGGCGACCTGGTCTATGTAGGCGACAGCCTGCGCCATGACGTGGCGCCGGCGCGGCGCGCCGGCATTCGCGTGGTGTGGCTGAAGCCGGAAGTGACGTCAGAGGACCCCTATGCGCCGCCCGGCGGTGCGGCGGAGTCGGGCGGCGCGCCCAAAGACGTTCCGGCGGTGACGCGGCTGGCCGATGTAATGGCGGCGTGGCGGGGGTAG
- a CDS encoding polysaccharide deacetylase family protein, producing MTGQMESHPRDLRGFAGKPPAPTWPGSARLALNFIVNVEDGGERTLLNGDGTSESRLTDLYGMTPQTGVRNLLIESAFEYGSRVGFWRVLDFFQRNALPWTAYCIGRALEQTPEVAAAVGEADCDLVDHGWRWIDYQFMGKEAERSMIRHGRQRLTELTGKTPEGYFAGLPSLNTRRLAADAGYTYDCDAYNEDCPYWVTVETADGPRPHLVICHTLTNNDSRFAAGQDFVRAADFAGFLCDAFDTLYREGETVARMMSVSLHPKLIGNPARITALQMFLDHVARHDRVWITRRGRIARHWAEHHPPA from the coding sequence ATGACCGGGCAGATGGAGAGTCACCCGCGCGACCTGCGGGGCTTCGCCGGCAAGCCACCGGCGCCCACCTGGCCCGGTAGCGCGCGGCTGGCCCTCAACTTCATCGTCAATGTGGAAGATGGCGGCGAGCGCACGCTGCTCAATGGTGACGGGACGTCGGAGTCGCGCCTGACCGACCTTTACGGCATGACGCCGCAGACCGGCGTACGCAACCTGCTGATCGAGTCGGCGTTCGAGTATGGCAGTCGCGTCGGCTTCTGGCGGGTGCTGGACTTCTTTCAGCGCAATGCCCTTCCATGGACCGCCTATTGCATCGGCCGCGCCCTGGAGCAGACGCCGGAAGTGGCGGCGGCGGTGGGCGAGGCGGACTGCGACCTGGTGGATCATGGCTGGCGATGGATCGACTACCAGTTCATGGGGAAAGAGGCCGAGCGCAGCATGATCCGGCACGGCCGGCAGCGTCTGACCGAATTGACCGGCAAGACGCCGGAGGGCTATTTCGCCGGCCTGCCGAGCCTCAACACCCGCCGCCTGGCGGCCGACGCCGGCTACACCTATGACTGCGACGCCTATAACGAGGATTGCCCCTATTGGGTGACGGTGGAGACGGCAGACGGACCACGGCCGCACCTGGTCATCTGTCACACACTGACCAACAATGATTCGCGCTTCGCCGCCGGCCAGGACTTTGTGCGGGCGGCGGATTTCGCGGGCTTTCTGTGCGACGCCTTCGACACCCTGTACCGCGAAGGTGAAACCGTCGCGCGGATGATGAGCGTGTCGCTGCACCCCAAGTTGATCGGCAATCCGGCGCGGATTACGGCCCTGCAGATGTTCCTCGATCATGTAGCCAGACATGACCGCGTGTGGATCACCCGGCGTGGCCGCATCGCCCGCCACTGGGCCGAACACCATCCCCCGGCATAG
- a CDS encoding ParA family protein — MARGTGTIVTVANLKGGCGKSTIALNLACALVEAKHDVHMVDADEQGTVSGALKGGGFPVSGEALLLKSIRGADSWAERVRELARAHDFLLIDCPPHLAAATQAAIEVADIVLVPVTPSLADLTATANALELVVEAQKRRRGKPACLLVPSKVDRRTAAGQALSKMLKDFGESVAPDVRQLTAFVESYWRGQWVGEYAPNSPAHDDMKALARRVTRAAKAA, encoded by the coding sequence ATGGCCAGAGGCACAGGCACCATCGTCACGGTGGCCAATCTCAAAGGCGGCTGCGGCAAGAGCACCATCGCGCTGAACCTGGCCTGCGCCCTGGTGGAAGCCAAGCACGATGTTCACATGGTGGATGCTGACGAGCAGGGCACCGTCAGCGGTGCGCTGAAGGGCGGCGGCTTTCCGGTGAGCGGCGAGGCCCTGCTGCTCAAATCCATACGCGGCGCCGATAGCTGGGCCGAGCGTGTGCGCGAACTGGCGCGGGCCCATGATTTTCTGCTGATCGACTGTCCGCCGCATCTGGCCGCCGCCACCCAGGCGGCCATCGAGGTGGCGGATATCGTGCTGGTGCCGGTGACGCCCTCGCTGGCCGATCTGACGGCGACCGCCAACGCGCTGGAGCTGGTGGTGGAGGCGCAGAAGCGCCGGCGCGGCAAGCCGGCCTGTCTGCTGGTGCCGTCCAAGGTGGACCGGCGCACGGCGGCCGGCCAGGCCCTGTCGAAAATGCTCAAGGATTTCGGCGAGTCGGTGGCGCCGGACGTGCGCCAGCTTACCGCCTTCGTGGAAAGCTACTGGCGCGGCCAGTGGGTCGGCGAGTATGCGCCGAACAGCCCGGCGCACGACGACATGAAGGCGCTGGCGCGGCGGGTGACGCGGGCGGCGAAAGCGGCGTAG
- a CDS encoding HAD-IA family hydrolase has protein sequence MSRATRMSAAAPARVLLLDVDGVIVHPDPAHREAFETVLRSRWGMDGAHFQEQFFRANGEVLLCGRAHVRDLLPAFLAASGVALGDDPAAVVEDFLHDWFIGRLPQTDDAVLQRVAGLRRRGIPVHLATNQDSMRAEQLWQATGLARHFDHMHVSARLGVAKPDAAFYGAAEAATVELCGALGPSDILFLDDKPENVEAARRHGWRAALYERIGDLDRALAEHGLAG, from the coding sequence ATGTCACGCGCCACCCGCATGAGCGCCGCCGCGCCGGCGCGGGTTCTGCTGCTGGATGTGGACGGGGTCATCGTCCATCCCGACCCGGCCCATCGGGAGGCGTTCGAGACGGTGCTCCGGTCACGCTGGGGCATGGATGGCGCACACTTTCAGGAGCAGTTCTTTCGCGCCAATGGCGAGGTGCTGCTTTGTGGCCGGGCCCATGTGCGCGACCTGCTGCCGGCGTTTCTCGCCGCCAGCGGCGTGGCGCTGGGTGACGATCCGGCGGCGGTGGTGGAGGATTTTCTGCACGACTGGTTTATCGGCCGCCTGCCACAGACCGACGACGCCGTGTTGCAGCGGGTGGCGGGCTTGCGAAGGCGCGGTATCCCGGTCCATCTGGCGACCAATCAGGATTCCATGCGGGCCGAACAGCTCTGGCAGGCGACGGGGCTGGCCCGGCACTTCGACCACATGCATGTGTCGGCCAGGCTCGGGGTGGCCAAGCCCGATGCGGCGTTCTATGGAGCGGCCGAGGCGGCGACCGTCGAACTATGTGGCGCGCTTGGTCCGTCGGACATCCTGTTTCTCGACGATAAGCCGGAAAATGTAGAGGCGGCACGGCGCCACGGCTGGCGCGCCGCGCTGTACGAGAGAATCGGCGATCTTGACCGGGCGCTGGCCGAACACGGTCTGGCCGGCTAA
- a CDS encoding MltA domain-containing protein translates to MPAFLRLQTIIAGAAAGLLAGLLVGCAVLTPDSDRLVLRAATVAGLPGWSDDDIAAAAPALAASCGRLMTLAANSVVGDGAAARPATAWQRACRTLPEGVAGDGAALRRWLTAHFDLYEASTGGGAADGLFTGYFEPELRGARTRGGAYQWPLYGRPPELVSVDLGLFRPALKGERIAGRVEGGRLVPFASRAEVRRGALAGRGLEIVWVDDPVDAFMLEVQGSGRVVLPDGAILRLGYDGQNGHAYVAIGAVLVRRGDLRREDVTLPAIRAWLAEHPDQALALLDENPSVVFFAERGEGGPLGSQGVALTAGRSLAVDRRFVPLGTPLWLAAEHPLAGEGAAEIRRLVVAQDTGGAIKGPVRGDLFWGAGEAAERAAGLMKSPGRYWLFLPKGD, encoded by the coding sequence ATGCCCGCCTTTCTGCGGTTGCAAACGATCATCGCCGGGGCCGCGGCCGGCCTGCTGGCCGGCCTGTTGGTGGGTTGCGCCGTGCTGACGCCCGACAGTGACCGACTGGTGCTGCGCGCCGCCACAGTGGCGGGGCTGCCCGGCTGGAGCGACGATGACATCGCCGCCGCGGCGCCGGCCCTGGCCGCCAGTTGCGGGCGCCTGATGACGCTGGCCGCCAACTCGGTCGTCGGCGACGGGGCGGCGGCCCGCCCGGCGACAGCGTGGCAGCGCGCCTGTCGCACCTTGCCGGAGGGCGTAGCAGGCGATGGGGCGGCATTGCGCCGGTGGCTGACGGCGCACTTCGATCTCTACGAGGCGAGCACCGGCGGCGGCGCGGCAGACGGCCTGTTCACCGGCTATTTCGAACCGGAGTTGCGCGGCGCGCGGACAAGGGGCGGGGCTTATCAGTGGCCGCTCTATGGCCGGCCGCCGGAACTGGTGAGCGTTGATCTGGGGCTGTTCCGGCCGGCGCTCAAGGGCGAGCGCATCGCCGGCCGGGTCGAGGGCGGCCGCCTGGTGCCCTTCGCCAGCCGGGCCGAGGTGCGGCGCGGCGCGCTGGCCGGTCGCGGGCTGGAGATCGTCTGGGTGGACGACCCGGTGGACGCCTTCATGCTGGAGGTGCAGGGCTCGGGCCGGGTGGTGCTGCCGGATGGCGCGATTCTGCGTCTTGGCTATGACGGCCAGAACGGCCATGCCTATGTGGCCATCGGCGCGGTGCTGGTGCGGCGCGGCGACCTGCGCCGCGAGGACGTGACCCTGCCGGCAATTCGCGCCTGGCTGGCGGAGCACCCCGACCAGGCGCTGGCCCTGCTGGACGAGAACCCGTCGGTGGTGTTTTTCGCCGAGCGCGGAGAGGGGGGACCGCTGGGCAGCCAGGGGGTGGCGCTGACCGCCGGCCGCAGCCTGGCGGTGGATCGCCGTTTCGTGCCGCTGGGCACGCCCCTGTGGCTGGCGGCCGAGCATCCCCTGGCGGGCGAGGGCGCGGCGGAGATCCGCCGCCTGGTGGTGGCGCAGGATACCGGCGGCGCGATCAAGGGGCCGGTGCGCGGCGACCTGTTCTGGGGGGCGGGAGAGGCCGCCGAACGGGCGGCCGGTCTGATGAAATCGCCGGGCCGGTACTGGTTGTTCCTGCCGAAGGGGGACTAG